The sequence AGGTCGGCGGCGAGCAGCGCCACCAGCGCCGCCAGGGCGAGCAGCGCCAGCCTCCCCTCCGGGGAGCCCCCCGAGGAGCCGCCCCGCAGCGCCCGTACGGCGCCGGGCGCGGCCATCGCGCTCCGGCGCAGTCCGGCGACCGCCGCGAGCCCGGCCGCGACGGTGGCGCAGGCCAGGTTGCCCCAGACCCAGTAGGCGTACGGGCGAACGCCCCCCGCACCCTGGTAGTAGCGCTCGACCAACAGGTGGTAGGCGGTCCACCAGTTGAACCCGGCGAGGGTGAAGGCCACCGGGACCACCAGCGCGCCGAGCAGGAACACCGGCACTGGGCGCGCGGTCCGGGCGAGCACGAGAACCGCGAGCAGGACGGCCGCCATCAGCCCCAGCCCGTAACTCAGGTAGCAGGTCCACCCGAACAGCAGACCCCCGCCGGCCGCGGCCAGGGCCGGGAAGCGGACCCGGCGGGTGGCGGCCAGGGCGAGCAGCGCCACCGACCAGGCGACGACAGCGGTGAAGTACCCGTCGGCGGAGACGCCCGCCCAGACAGCGGCCGGAGCGAGGACGAGGAAGGGCGCGGCGCGGCGCGCCAGGCGCTCGTCGGCCAGTACCCGCACGGTGATCAGGGCGGCCAGCACCGCCGAACTCCCCACCACGACACACCAGACCGCCGCCCAGGCGCCGCCGCCGAGACCGATGCGGTCCAGCCAGACGAAGGTCAGCGTGGCGCCCGGCGGGTGCCCGGCGACATGGGCGGGCCAGTTGCCGGGCGCGTCGAGCAGGATGTGGTCGGTGAAGCCGCGCAGGGTGGCGGGGATGTCCTCGAACCGGTCGATGACCCGCAGGTACTCGTGCTTGGTGGTCAGCCGCTTCGCGACCCCGCGGTACCAGCCGTCGATCAGCGCCATCGAGAAGACCCAGGCCATGGAGCCGGCCCAGGCCGATGCCAGCAGCCCCCGCCAGGGCAGCCGGGCGGCGAGCGGCGGGCCGTACGCGATCACCAGGACGGCCATGGTGAGCGCGGCGGGGGTGCCGGGACCCAGGTGGGGGTCCCAGGAAGCCAGGAAAGGCGGCCACTGGGCGAACAGGGTGCCGTCCCGGTCCTGGATGACCCGGCCGATGATCACGGCGGCGGCCACCAGCAGCACGCCTGCGGCGGCGGCGATCAGGTCGGCCCGCCTCGCCCGCCGGGCGCGTTCGTCGATGCGGTCCGACGGTGCGGGCCGGCCAGGTCCCGTGCCGTCGGCGGTGTCCGTGGGGGTGACGTCCTCGGTCTTCACGCTGGCACGCTATGCACTGCGAGCGGCGATCGGGCGTTACGGCGGGGCCGCGTCACCGAACCGTCAGATCCGGCCCGCCCGGCACGTCCTCCTTTCGCGGTGCTCCGCGGCTCCGGCCCCGTGACCCCGGCCCCGTGGCCGACCGCTCCATGGCTCCGGCCCTGTGGCCCCTTCCGCGCCATCGCTCCGGCCCCGCGGGCCGGCTGTTCCGCGGCTCGGGCGTTGCTCCCTCCGACGGTTCTGCCATCCGGCCGATCGCATCCCCGGCCCGTTCCGCCACCGGGCCGATCGCCTCGCCGGCCCCATCTGCCATCCGGCCGATCGCATCCCCGGCCCGTTCCGCCACCGGGCCGATCGCCTCGCCGGCCCCATCTGCCATCCGGCCGATCGCATCCCCTGCTCCGCTCCGTCCTCCGGCCGACCGGTCTCCCCGGGCTGTCGTGCCGTCCGGCCGGTCACCTTCCCGGCCGTCGTGCCGTCCGGCCGCGGTGCCGGATGCCGCTACGTCAGAATTCCGTCAGGAGTCGCAACCACCCTTCGACGGTGTTCCGCGCATAGCGTCGGTCCCATGCCCGAACGCCGCCGCATCCGTTCCCTCCCCGGCGCCCTCCGCGCCCCGCGTACCCCCGCCGACCCGGGTTTCTGGCGCAGCCCCGTCCGAGGGGCGCGCTTCACCGCCGTACTCGGTGTCGTGCTGCTCGCCGGACTCACGCTGCTGTTCGTCACCGGTCTGCTCTCGTACGCCGCCTACAACCCGGACCTGAATCCGGTCAACGACAAGACCCCGGACAAGGGCCTGCTGGGCTTCTACCTGTTCTCCTGGCCGACGAGCCCGCACTGGCTCTACCGGCTCACCCAGGGCCTGCACGTCACCGTCGGGATCGTGCTCGTGCCCGTCCTGCTCGCGAAGCTCTGGTCGGTGATCCCCCGGCTCTTCGCCCTGCCGCCCGCCCGTTCCGTGGGCCACGCCCTGGAACGGCTCTCGCTGCTGCTGCTCGTGGGCGGGGCGCTGTTCCAGTTCATCACCGGACTGCTCAACATCCAGCTGGACTACATCTTCCCCGGGTCCTTCTACCCCCTGCACTTCTACGGCGCCTGGGTCTTCCTGGCCGGGTTCGTCACCCATACGGCCCTCAAGGCGCCGCAGGCCTTTCGGGTGTTGCGCAATGGTGTTCCGCGCGGCGGGGCCGACACGCTCGCCGCCCCCGACCCGCTCCCCGCCACCGTGTCCCGGCGCGGCGCGCTGGCCATGGTCGGCGCCGGTTCGCTTCTGCTGCTGGTGACCTCGGCCGGCCGCAGCTTCGACGGGCCGCTGCGCCGTATCGCGCTCCTCACCCCGCGCGGCGGCACCGACCCGGGGCCGGGGCCGAACGCCTTCCAGATCAACAAGACGGCCGCCGCCGTACGGGTCACCCCCGCCGACACGGGGGAGCGCTGGCGGCTGACGGTACGCGGGCCGGCCGGGGAGTTCCGCTTCTCCCGGGCCGAACTGCTCGCCATGGAGCAGCACAGCGCGGCGCTCCCGATCGCCTGCGTGGAGGGCTGGTCCACCTCGGACCAGCAGTGGCGCGGGGTGCGGCTGCGCGACCTGGCGGCACTCGCCGGACACCCGGACCGGCCGCCGGGCGTGTTCGTCGAGTCGCTCCAGCGCAGCGGCTCCTTCCGTAAGGCCGCGCTGCGCGACAACCAGGTCCGGGACAGCCGCTCGCTGCTCGCGCTGGAGGTGAACGGCGCCCCGCTGTCGCCGGACCACGGCTACCCGGCCCGGATCATCGTCC is a genomic window of Streptomyces sp. YPW6 containing:
- a CDS encoding molybdopterin-dependent oxidoreductase gives rise to the protein MPERRRIRSLPGALRAPRTPADPGFWRSPVRGARFTAVLGVVLLAGLTLLFVTGLLSYAAYNPDLNPVNDKTPDKGLLGFYLFSWPTSPHWLYRLTQGLHVTVGIVLVPVLLAKLWSVIPRLFALPPARSVGHALERLSLLLLVGGALFQFITGLLNIQLDYIFPGSFYPLHFYGAWVFLAGFVTHTALKAPQAFRVLRNGVPRGGADTLAAPDPLPATVSRRGALAMVGAGSLLLLVTSAGRSFDGPLRRIALLTPRGGTDPGPGPNAFQINKTAAAVRVTPADTGERWRLTVRGPAGEFRFSRAELLAMEQHSAALPIACVEGWSTSDQQWRGVRLRDLAALAGHPDRPPGVFVESLQRSGSFRKAALRDNQVRDSRSLLALEVNGAPLSPDHGYPARIIVPAAPGVLNTKWVETLTFGEL